A section of the Roseovarius sp. W115 genome encodes:
- a CDS encoding NUDIX hydrolase yields the protein MNAVLHKAWSSVLEPMFQRPKKLQVAALCHRGEHACREYLLITSRDTKRCIIPKGWPIRGLQSNETALQEAWEEAGVKTGQAGTRAEGTYTYQKRKASGWSFPVETLVYSVAVTEMSEDYPEAHERERKWVSAEAASEMVDEPELQQIFCDQMN from the coding sequence ATGAATGCGGTATTGCACAAGGCGTGGTCCTCGGTGCTGGAGCCTATGTTTCAGCGTCCCAAGAAACTTCAGGTCGCGGCCCTGTGCCATCGAGGAGAGCATGCCTGTCGCGAGTATCTACTTATAACCAGCAGGGACACCAAACGCTGTATCATTCCAAAAGGCTGGCCCATTCGCGGTTTACAGTCGAACGAGACAGCGCTGCAGGAAGCCTGGGAAGAAGCCGGCGTGAAAACAGGACAGGCCGGCACGCGTGCCGAGGGAACCTACACTTACCAAAAGAGGAAAGCCTCAGGCTGGAGTTTTCCTGTCGAAACTCTGGTCTATTCCGTGGCTGTAACCGAGATGTCAGAGGACTATCCGGAAGCGCATGAACGAGAGAGAAAGTGGGTTTCAGCCGAGGCGGCCTCTGAGATGGTAGATGAACCTGAACTGCAGCAGATTTTTTGTGACCAAATGAACTGA